The following proteins are co-located in the Phragmites australis chromosome 10, lpPhrAust1.1, whole genome shotgun sequence genome:
- the LOC133930031 gene encoding alpha-1,3-arabinosyltransferase XAT3, whose product MKAGERPKLVRGLRQESRRFRLLVIVVGFFLVSLTFVVVSKPDAILFSLNGKLPVDQAPTSIVIQQKVNSPPATTRKTSTDALGGDPRVVDDDADGKPEGTKGEEEESRVLSEPDPASGMTELTPDKDGSAHKSDEETLGGGGDGKRKGKEEERGHAAEKHKVTLPTVSNYTIHDTEDTENAKQQDDTSNVQQGSKPLCDFSNFRANVCEMRGDVIVHPNATSILFMERAGSQRDELWKIKPYPRKGDEFCLSHITELTVKSSKVAPECTKYHDVPAVIFSLTGYTGNLFHDFTDVMVPLFTTASEFNGEVQFLITDMALWWTIKYQTVLQKLSKYPVIDFSKDDQVHCFKHVIVGLHAYMEFTIDSSKAPHNLSMVDFNRFMRGAYSLGRDTVTVLGEYPKVKPRLLIIKRHRTRMFLNLDEIIAMAEELGFEVVIDEANVSSDISRFAGLVNSVDVMMGVHGAGLTNCVFLPQNATLIQIVPWGGLEWVSRTDFGNPAELMGLRYKQYSISVDESSLTDHYPRDHEIFKNPISFHQRGFDFIRQTFMDKQNVKLDCKRFRPILLEALDNLNP is encoded by the exons ATGAAGGCGGGGGAGCGGCCGAAGCTGGTCCGGGGCCTCCGGCAGGAGTCGCGGCGGTTCAGGCTGCTAGTCATCGTCGTCGGCTTCTTCCTCGTCTCCCTCACCTTCGTCGTCGTCTCCAAGCCCGACGCCATCCTCTTCAGCC TGAACGGCAAGCTTCCGGTGGACCAGGCGCCGACGTCCATCGTGATCCAGCAGAAGGTCAACTCGCCGCCCGCCACCACCAGGAAGACCTCAACCGACGCTCTCG GTGGAGATCCCAGAGTGGTCGACGACGACGCCGATGGGAAACCAGAAG GGACCAAaggcgaggaggaagagagcCGGGTGCTGAGCGAACCGGACCCGGCCAGCGGAATGACGGAGCTGACCCCCGACAAGGACGGGAGCGCCCATAAATCCGACGAGGAGACGCTAG GTGGTGGAGGTGACGGGAAGAGGaaagggaaggaggaggagcgtgGGCACGCGGCGGAGAAGCATAAAGTCACGCTCCCAACGGTTTCCAATTACACCATTCATGACACCGAAGACACCGAAAATGCCAAGCAACAAGACG ATACGAGCAATGTCCAGCAGGGGAGCAAGCCCCTGTgtgatttctcaaattttagaGCAAATGTGTGCGAGATGCGCGGTGACGTTATAGTTCACCCAAATGCCACTTCGATCTTGTTCATGGAGCGTGCCGGTTCACAAAGAGATGAGCTGTGGAAAATTAAGCCATACCCTCGGAAAGGGGATGAGTTCTGCCTCAGCCATATCACTGAGCTGACAGTGAAATCAAGCAAAGTGGCCCCTGAGTGCACCAAGTACCATGATGTGCCTGCTGTGATCTTTTCACTGACAGGGTACACAGGAAATCTGTTCCATGACTTCACTGATGTCATGGTCCCTCTTTTCACGACTGCAAGCGAGTTTAATGGAGAAGTTCAGTTTCTTATAACAGATATGGCACTTTGGTGGACAATCAAGTATCAGACTGTGCTTCAGAAGCTATCCAAATACCCTGTGATTGATTTCAGCAAGGATGACCAGGTTCATTGCTTCAAGCATGTCATCGTCGGCCTGCATGCTTACATGGAGTTCACAATAGACTCGTCGAAGGCGCCGCACAACTTATCTATGGTTGATTTCAACAGATTTATGCGCGGAGCTTACTCACTGGGCAGGGACACTGTTACTGTGCTCGGGGAGTACCCTAAGGTCAAGCCAAGATTGCTCATCATCAAGAGGCACCGTACAAGAATGTTCCTcaatcttgatgagatcattgcAATGGCTGAGGAACTCGGCTTTGAGGTGGTGATTGATGAGGCCAATGTGAGCTCAGATATCTCTAGGTTTGCTGGGCTGGTTAACTCGGTCGACGTGATGATGGGAGTCCATGGGGCTGGACTCACAAACTGTGTGTTCTTGCCACAGAATGCCACGCTTATTCAGATAGTGCCATGGGGCGGGCTGGAATGGGTATCCCGCACCGATTTCGGCAACCCAGCGGAGCTCATGGGCCTGCGGTACAAGCAATACAGCATCAGCGTCGATGAGAGCAGCCTCACGGATCACTACCCGAGGGACCATGAGATCTTCAAGAACCCTATTTCGTTCCACCAGCGCGGATTCGACTTCATCAGGCAGACCTTCATGGACAAGCAGAATGTGAAACTGGATTGCAAGAGGTTTAGGCCTATTCTCCTGGAGGCACTAGATAATCTCAACCCATAA